From one Sphingobacteriales bacterium genomic stretch:
- the ffh gene encoding signal recognition particle protein: MFENLQDKLEGAFKNLKGQGKLTELNIAATVKDIRRALVDADVNYKIAKEFTDTIKDKAMGQNVLTSVSPGQLMVKIVSDELTQLMGGTATEINIKGSPAVILISGLQGSGKTTFSGKLANYVKTKLNKTPLLVACDVYRPAAIDQLKVLGEQIGVEVYSEIENKNPVSIAQNAIAYAGQKGQNVVIVDTAGRLAVDEDMMNEIANVKQAIQPQETLFVVDSMTGQDAVNTAKAFNDRINFDGVVLTKLDGDTRGGAALSIKYTVNKPIKFVSRGEKLADTLDIFYPERMSQRILGMGDIVSFVEKAQEQFDEKEAQRLSKKIAKNQFDFEDFLQQINQIRKMGNIKDLLGMIPGVGKAVKDIDIDDNAFKKIEAIIFSMTPEERRNPDLINGKRRERLAKGSGNTIQDVNQFIKQFDQMKVMMKRMQGMGMSKR; the protein is encoded by the coding sequence ATGTTTGAAAACTTACAGGATAAACTAGAAGGCGCGTTCAAAAACCTGAAAGGCCAGGGTAAACTGACGGAACTGAATATTGCCGCCACTGTAAAAGATATACGACGGGCTTTAGTTGACGCTGACGTTAATTATAAAATTGCCAAGGAATTTACGGATACCATCAAGGATAAGGCCATGGGTCAGAATGTGCTGACCTCCGTTTCTCCGGGTCAGTTGATGGTAAAGATTGTCAGTGATGAACTGACGCAGCTCATGGGCGGAACAGCCACCGAAATCAATATAAAAGGCAGTCCTGCGGTTATTTTAATCTCCGGATTACAAGGTTCAGGAAAAACTACTTTTTCCGGTAAACTTGCCAATTACGTCAAAACAAAACTTAATAAAACACCTCTGTTAGTTGCCTGTGATGTGTATCGCCCCGCGGCGATTGATCAGTTGAAAGTATTGGGTGAACAAATCGGCGTGGAAGTCTATTCTGAAATTGAAAACAAGAATCCCGTATCAATTGCGCAGAATGCGATTGCTTATGCCGGACAAAAAGGACAGAATGTGGTTATTGTGGATACTGCAGGACGTTTAGCCGTAGATGAAGATATGATGAATGAAATCGCCAATGTCAAACAGGCGATTCAACCGCAGGAAACCCTGTTCGTTGTGGATTCCATGACCGGTCAGGATGCAGTGAACACAGCAAAAGCATTCAACGACAGAATCAATTTTGACGGAGTGGTCTTGACCAAATTAGACGGTGACACACGGGGTGGTGCAGCTCTTTCCATCAAGTATACGGTTAATAAACCCATCAAGTTTGTGTCGCGCGGCGAAAAGCTGGCGGATACCCTGGACATCTTCTATCCGGAACGTATGTCGCAGCGTATCCTCGGTATGGGTGACATCGTTTCTTTTGTGGAAAAGGCACAGGAACAGTTTGATGAAAAAGAAGCGCAGCGCTTAAGCAAAAAAATAGCCAAGAACCAGTTTGATTTTGAAGACTTCCTGCAGCAGATCAACCAGATCCGCAAGATGGGAAACATCAAGGATTTACTGGGTATGATACCGGGAGTGGGCAAAGCGGTGAAAGATATTGATATCGATGACAATGCCTTCAAGAAAATTGAAGCCATCATATTTTCCATGACACCGGAAGAACGCAGAAACCCTGATCTGATTAATGGAAAACGCAGAGAACGCCTGGCAAAAGGCTCCGGAAATACCATCCAGGATGTCAATCAGTTCATCAAGCAATTCGACCAGATGAAAGTGATGATGAAGCGTATGCAGGGAATGGGAATGAGTAAACGATAG
- a CDS encoding RNA polymerase sigma factor RpoD/SigA — MRQLKITKSITNRESQSLEKYLQEIGKVDLLTPEEEVDLAQRIKAGDQIALERLTKANLRFVVSVAKQYQNQGLTLSDLINEGNLGLIKAAQRFDETRGFKFISYAVWWIRQSILQALAEQSRIVRLPLNKVGSLNKINKAFSNLEQEFEREPSADELAEILEITREEVETTLGVAARHVSVDAPFQEGEENSLLDVLENTSAPRTDLQLEYLESLRREIERSLSTLTDRQKDVIKYYFGIGVEHPMSLEDIGEKFGLTRERVRQIKDKAINKLRATSRSKLLKNYLGN, encoded by the coding sequence ATGCGTCAGCTTAAGATTACCAAATCCATCACCAACCGCGAAAGCCAATCCTTAGAAAAATATTTACAAGAAATCGGAAAAGTTGATTTATTAACGCCGGAAGAAGAAGTTGATCTAGCGCAGCGCATCAAAGCAGGCGACCAGATTGCGTTGGAGCGACTGACAAAAGCCAACCTTCGTTTCGTGGTTTCCGTTGCCAAACAATACCAGAATCAGGGATTGACATTGAGTGACTTAATCAATGAAGGTAATTTAGGTCTGATAAAAGCTGCTCAACGATTTGATGAAACGAGAGGTTTTAAATTCATATCCTATGCCGTTTGGTGGATTCGGCAGTCTATTCTGCAGGCACTTGCAGAACAATCCCGTATCGTTCGTTTGCCGTTGAACAAAGTGGGTTCATTGAATAAGATCAATAAGGCATTTTCCAACTTAGAGCAGGAATTTGAACGTGAACCGTCAGCAGACGAGTTAGCGGAAATACTGGAAATAACCCGTGAAGAAGTGGAAACGACATTAGGAGTTGCCGCCCGTCACGTATCCGTGGATGCACCGTTTCAAGAAGGGGAAGAAAACTCCCTGCTGGATGTTTTGGAAAATACGTCAGCACCAAGAACCGATTTGCAATTGGAATATCTGGAATCCCTGAGAAGAGAAATTGAGCGTTCCTTATCGACGCTGACAGACAGACAAAAAGACGTTATAAAATATTATTTCGGTATCGGTGTCGAACATCCGATGTCACTGGAAGATATCGGCGAAAAGTTTGGGCTTACCCGTGAGCGCGTACGTCAAATCAAAGACAAAGCCATCAATAAGCTCCGTGCCACTTCCAGAAGCAAATTGCTGAAAAATTACCTGGGTAATTAG
- a CDS encoding putative metal-dependent hydrolase, producing the protein MSDINIFPIGKLKYPEEYSETVINKLIQDIRVLPEHLKAVTKKINKKKKLQYSYRDGAWTIEQIIHHLADSHMNALIRFKLALTENNPTIKPYDQDLWVETADAQLPIRVSVRLLKSIHAKWVSLLENMDNNDWKRTFYHPEYKRASTLEQTLALYAWHGKHHVAQIEVALRNN; encoded by the coding sequence GTGTCAGATATAAATATCTTTCCAATCGGAAAACTGAAATACCCGGAAGAATATTCGGAAACGGTTATCAATAAACTGATTCAGGACATTCGCGTATTGCCGGAACACCTGAAGGCGGTAACCAAAAAAATCAACAAAAAGAAAAAGCTACAATACTCCTACAGGGACGGCGCATGGACTATAGAGCAAATCATTCACCACCTGGCTGACAGCCACATGAATGCGCTCATACGTTTTAAATTAGCGCTGACTGAAAACAATCCAACCATCAAGCCCTATGATCAGGATTTATGGGTGGAAACTGCTGACGCACAGCTACCCATTAGAGTGTCCGTTCGCCTGCTGAAATCCATACACGCAAAGTGGGTGTCATTATTGGAAAATATGGATAATAATGACTGGAAACGTACCTTTTACCATCCTGAGTACAAAAGAGCCTCGACTTTAGAACAAACACTGGCTTTATATGCGTGGCACGGTAAACATCACGTGGCGCAGATTGAGGTGGCGCTGAGAAACAATTAA
- a CDS encoding alkaline phosphatase D family protein: MKKPILTLFVFILTFSTSYAISPADEAMRSMADTSLVPFYHGVASGDPTPNAVIIWTRVTPEEAGVINGTWRVATDTNFTSIVQSGTFNTDSSKDYTVKIDVTGLSPNTWYFYEFTALGKNSLTGRTKTAPVGGVNQLRFAFVSCSNYPNGFFNAYARIKDRNDIDAVLHLGDYIYESGTGSSSTRTDQLPNSEIIRLADYRLRYSSYRLDPALRKLHQQYPFMTVWDDHETANNSYKDGSDNHTPATEGPWDVRKAAGQQANDEWLPVRLPVAGDPNKIWRKISYGNLADIFMLDTRLYARTLQEALADNQRKILGDEQMAWLENELKNSTAKWKILGQQVMVGNLNPFWQLNGGTGLILNMDQWDGYQTERKKMFDIILNNNIQNVIVLTGDIHTAWAMDLPYNQQTYNASTGQGSVGVEFVCTSITSGSSPVPLDPIYGLVTNLLPHIKYVDLYKKGYGILDLTDEKAQGNFYAIKTIQTIDTNQTFESAWFTLPSTRWLKKSTTPSVKLDPLQFQAPETPRTDIISGIHTKANELIMMGIYPNPFIDRIFMQFNMVNNSNAEAKVYDLSGKLVKKIDFGF, translated from the coding sequence ATGAAAAAACCTATACTTACTCTATTTGTCTTTATCTTAACTTTTTCCACATCCTATGCTATCTCACCTGCTGATGAAGCGATGCGTTCTATGGCGGATACTTCACTGGTACCCTTCTATCATGGTGTAGCATCCGGTGATCCGACACCAAATGCTGTAATCATTTGGACGCGCGTGACTCCTGAGGAAGCGGGTGTCATTAACGGAACCTGGCGGGTAGCAACAGACACCAATTTCACATCTATAGTTCAGTCCGGTACATTCAATACTGACAGTTCCAAGGATTACACTGTAAAAATTGATGTGACCGGGTTGTCCCCTAATACATGGTATTTTTATGAATTTACCGCTTTAGGAAAAAATTCATTGACGGGAAGAACGAAAACAGCACCTGTCGGAGGCGTAAACCAATTGAGATTTGCATTTGTTTCCTGCTCCAATTATCCAAATGGTTTTTTTAATGCTTACGCCAGAATCAAAGACAGGAATGATATAGATGCCGTTTTACATTTGGGTGATTATATTTACGAATCCGGTACCGGTTCGTCTTCTACCAGAACAGACCAGCTGCCCAATAGTGAAATTATCAGACTGGCAGATTATCGATTACGGTATTCTTCCTATCGTTTAGATCCGGCACTTAGAAAACTGCATCAGCAATATCCTTTCATGACAGTCTGGGATGACCATGAAACGGCGAATAATTCATACAAGGATGGTTCGGACAATCATACGCCTGCTACGGAAGGTCCATGGGATGTGCGTAAAGCTGCCGGGCAACAAGCCAATGACGAGTGGTTGCCGGTAAGGCTGCCTGTTGCCGGAGATCCAAATAAAATATGGCGCAAAATCAGTTATGGAAATCTGGCAGATATCTTTATGCTCGATACCAGGCTATACGCCAGAACGCTGCAGGAAGCGCTAGCCGATAATCAACGGAAAATTTTAGGAGATGAACAAATGGCCTGGCTGGAAAATGAACTGAAAAACTCCACGGCAAAATGGAAAATTCTGGGTCAGCAGGTTATGGTTGGGAACCTGAATCCCTTTTGGCAGTTAAACGGCGGCACCGGACTGATTTTGAATATGGATCAATGGGATGGATATCAGACCGAAAGGAAAAAAATGTTCGATATCATTTTAAACAATAATATTCAAAACGTCATAGTCCTTACCGGCGATATACATACTGCATGGGCTATGGATTTACCCTATAATCAGCAAACTTATAACGCCTCAACCGGACAAGGTTCAGTCGGTGTGGAATTTGTCTGTACCAGTATTACATCCGGCTCCTCACCTGTCCCATTGGATCCGATTTACGGACTGGTAACCAACTTACTGCCGCATATTAAATATGTGGATTTATATAAAAAAGGTTATGGAATTTTAGACCTAACCGATGAAAAGGCTCAGGGGAATTTCTATGCAATTAAAACAATTCAAACAATTGACACCAATCAGACATTTGAAAGCGCCTGGTTTACATTGCCCTCAACCAGGTGGCTGAAAAAATCAACCACTCCGTCTGTCAAATTAGATCCGTTGCAGTTTCAGGCACCTGAAACACCCAGAACAGATATCATCAGCGGGATACACACAAAAGCGAATGAGTTGATAATGATGGGTATCTATCCGAATCCTTTTATAGACAGAATATTCATGCAGTTTAACATGGTGAACAATTCCAATGCAGAGGCAAAAGTTTATGACCTGAGCGGAAAATTGGTAAAAAAGATTGATTTCGGTTTTTAA
- a CDS encoding carboxylesterase family protein: protein MKNFNSILILTIFSIIYTSCTKSIDEINNNTSSNSIEITKNYINNSNNERKAAVDSFLYYANLGSPSRDIDKFNNIGGVLPDLTIWKYNENNITTAASGGGNNGDCYSLPVCNGISFPLQPGWACDVIPPKDTFNNVINAFGQYGTDFRQQYVVHYPTNKSTNSPIVVLVHGGGWFSGPNPDELSGWPYGFTSNKPDNFVKNLLDSGFVVVNLLYRLTRYGDVNSDITSNPVSVQDQISDINSGILHIRTNFPTCLGLNANSIQVLGESAGGHLVLSWAYANANVSYIKSVVSMYAPTNLQQYGNYLKNIPITFTCGNFFFPVTSYYPWYFPITDIYNPYMVYNTTNYTCQAATYPISRVLQSYKLIQSLVKTIITSPLTSTELFNISPCNILNSSRIVPTFIMHGNNDALIPKAQATNNMSTALTNFGGLIFNYNSSGGSVPTSYISGFKHGIKYYDNANHGWAVTSGNQATLYSLIRSDALSG from the coding sequence ATGAAAAATTTTAATTCAATATTAATTTTAACTATTTTTTCAATTATTTATACATCCTGTACAAAGTCAATTGATGAGATAAACAATAATACGTCATCAAACTCTATAGAGATAACTAAAAATTATATCAATAATTCAAACAATGAACGTAAGGCAGCTGTTGACTCATTTTTATACTATGCCAATTTAGGTTCTCCATCAAGAGATATTGATAAATTTAATAACATTGGTGGTGTTTTACCTGATCTTACCATCTGGAAATATAATGAAAATAATATAACAACTGCAGCGAGTGGCGGTGGTAATAATGGTGATTGTTATTCATTACCAGTTTGTAATGGTATTTCATTTCCATTGCAACCGGGTTGGGCATGTGATGTAATTCCGCCAAAAGATACATTTAATAATGTAATTAATGCCTTTGGACAATATGGAACTGATTTCAGACAACAGTATGTAGTACATTATCCTACCAATAAAAGTACAAATTCGCCAATTGTTGTTTTGGTGCATGGTGGCGGTTGGTTTAGTGGCCCTAATCCTGATGAATTATCTGGTTGGCCTTATGGCTTTACTTCTAATAAACCTGATAACTTTGTAAAAAATCTATTAGACAGTGGTTTTGTGGTGGTTAACTTGTTGTATCGTTTAACTCGTTATGGCGATGTAAATTCAGATATTACATCAAATCCTGTTTCTGTACAAGATCAAATTTCTGATATAAATTCAGGCATCTTGCATATACGCACTAATTTCCCAACGTGCTTAGGTTTAAATGCTAATAGTATTCAGGTGTTAGGCGAGAGTGCAGGTGGTCATTTGGTATTATCCTGGGCTTATGCTAACGCAAATGTATCTTACATCAAATCAGTTGTAAGTATGTATGCACCTACTAATCTTCAACAATATGGAAATTATTTGAAAAATATACCCATAACTTTTACTTGTGGTAATTTCTTTTTTCCAGTTACCTCTTATTATCCTTGGTATTTTCCTATTACAGATATTTATAATCCTTACATGGTGTATAATACTACCAATTATACTTGTCAGGCCGCAACTTATCCAATTTCAAGAGTGCTGCAGTCTTATAAACTTATTCAAAGTTTAGTTAAAACTATTATTACTTCGCCACTTACATCTACAGAATTATTCAATATATCACCCTGCAATATTTTGAATAGTTCCAGAATTGTACCTACATTCATTATGCACGGTAATAATGACGCATTGATTCCAAAAGCTCAAGCAACTAATAATATGAGTACTGCTTTAACAAATTTTGGAGGTTTAATATTTAACTATAATTCATCAGGAGGTTCTGTACCAACATCATATATATCAGGATTTAAACATGGAATTAAATATTATGATAATGCCAATCATGGCTGGGCAGTTACAAGTGGCAATCAAGCAACATTATACAGTCTTATTCGTTCAGATGCGTTAAGTGGTTAA
- a CDS encoding glyceraldehyde-3-phosphate dehydrogenase, with translation MSKWIEKEKKALELINIAGKLWLDRNVELVIFRRNIVDARYTEVLNNKEYAKKYLNLPLSIEDFLTIATAIEQLEISNSRIDIATLNKEWIEQKANFSSVEEFTANKLADYIGKDKRVIEPKDVVLFGFGRIGRLAARELIQQHGNGEQLRLKAIVTRGNSDEEIKKRSSLLRKDSVHGKFRGVITEDFEGKTLVANGNVIHMISADNPAEIDYTQYGINDALLIDNSGIWRDAEKLSNHLKSKGISKVLLTAPGKGTLPNIVYGVNHLSYHPDDFKVWTAASCTTNAISPIIKVISDVYGIESGHVETVHSYTNDQNLLDNYHKKYRRGRSAPMNMVITETGAASAITKVMPEMSGKFTGNAVRVPTPDVSLAILNLNLSKTVTSVDEINAILKQAGSFGSLVEQIDFSTSQELVSSDCIGNPHASIVDSHATLLSPNSKSIVLYVWYDNEYGYTRQVIRLAKYIGKVQRLTYY, from the coding sequence ATGAGCAAGTGGATCGAAAAAGAAAAAAAAGCCCTCGAACTGATTAACATCGCCGGCAAACTGTGGCTGGACAGAAACGTAGAACTGGTCATTTTCCGCAGAAATATTGTGGATGCCCGCTACACAGAAGTTTTAAACAATAAGGAATACGCTAAAAAATACCTGAATCTTCCGTTATCCATTGAAGATTTTCTAACTATTGCAACTGCAATCGAACAGCTCGAAATTTCAAACTCAAGAATTGATATTGCCACCCTGAATAAAGAATGGATTGAACAAAAAGCCAACTTCTCTTCGGTGGAAGAATTTACGGCAAATAAATTAGCGGACTATATCGGGAAAGATAAGCGCGTGATCGAACCGAAAGACGTGGTGTTGTTCGGATTCGGACGTATAGGACGTTTAGCGGCCAGAGAACTCATCCAGCAACATGGCAATGGTGAGCAGCTTCGCCTGAAAGCTATTGTTACCAGAGGCAATTCCGATGAAGAAATCAAAAAGCGTTCTTCCTTATTGAGAAAAGACTCGGTGCATGGAAAATTCCGCGGTGTCATTACGGAAGATTTCGAGGGCAAAACCCTGGTTGCGAACGGCAATGTCATTCACATGATTTCTGCCGACAATCCGGCAGAAATTGATTATACACAATATGGCATCAACGATGCTTTACTGATAGACAACTCCGGTATCTGGAGAGATGCCGAAAAATTGAGTAATCACTTAAAATCCAAGGGTATCTCCAAAGTGTTGCTGACTGCACCGGGCAAAGGCACCTTGCCGAATATAGTGTATGGAGTCAACCACCTCAGCTATCATCCGGATGACTTTAAGGTATGGACGGCTGCTTCCTGCACCACTAACGCCATCTCTCCTATCATCAAGGTTATCAGCGATGTATATGGTATTGAATCCGGACACGTTGAAACCGTTCACTCCTATACCAACGATCAGAATTTACTGGATAACTACCATAAGAAATACAGACGCGGGCGTTCCGCACCAATGAACATGGTTATCACCGAAACAGGTGCTGCTAGTGCCATTACCAAGGTAATGCCGGAAATGTCCGGAAAATTTACCGGTAATGCCGTTCGTGTACCAACACCGGATGTTTCACTGGCCATCTTAAATCTGAACCTGTCCAAAACGGTTACATCCGTTGATGAAATCAATGCGATTCTGAAACAGGCGGGTTCTTTCGGCTCTTTGGTGGAGCAGATTGACTTTTCCACTTCTCAGGAACTGGTATCTTCCGACTGTATCGGCAATCCACATGCATCTATTGTTGATTCGCATGCTACTTTGTTGTCTCCAAACAGCAAATCCATTGTATTGTATGTTTGGTACGATAATGAATACGGCTATACGCGTCAGGTGATCCGATTGGCAAAATATATTGGCAAAGTACAGCGACTTACCTATTATTAA